Within Claveliimonas bilis, the genomic segment AAATAAAGAATTTCCTCCACAGGGATAAAAAGATCCTTTCCATCCACCCTGACAGATAAGCGTCTTCCTTCCGCTTCCATTTTTTCTACAGATTCCAAAGCCTGGTGCAGCTTTTCTTGCTCCACCGGTTTTCCAAGAAACCGAAAAGCCCCCACTTCATAGCCCTGCATAGCATATTCTGTATGACTTGTCAGAAGAATGACCGGTATGGAAAGCCCCATTTCTTTTACTTTTTCTGCTGTATCTAATCCTGACAAGCCTGGCATTTCAATATCGAGAAAAATGCATCGGTATATCTGCGGATTCCTTTTTATCACTCGAAGAAGATCTTCTCCGGAATGAAATGTTTCAATCATTACATCCAAACTTTTATAGTACTGTTCCAGTTCTTTACGGATCATTTCCAGGAAGATGGGCTCATCGTCACATACTGCTATTTTCATCTGGCATTTCTCCTCTCATCTCCTGCAAAAGAATATCCCCGCTGTGGATCGCCCGGATCTTTTCTCCCATGATTTTTTTCATCATTCGGTATGGCTCCTCACCCGTACAGTGTCCGGTATAGTAGATCGTCGGCGTCTCTTTTAAAACTCTGGCCGTCTCCTCAATGTTTCGGATATCTTCCG encodes:
- a CDS encoding LytR/AlgR family response regulator transcription factor; amino-acid sequence: MKIAVCDDEPIFLEMIRKELEQYYKSLDVMIETFHSGEDLLRVIKRNPQIYRCIFLDIEMPGLSGLDTAEKVKEMGLSIPVILLTSHTEYAMQGYEVGAFRFLGKPVEQEKLHQALESVEKMEAEGRRLSVRVDGKDLFIPVEEILYLKSENVYLSIQTEKERYLIRGKIKDQLFQLPEEQFFQIHRSWIINLRKVYSYDGKKVFLTEGTQIPVGRNRRESFQRMMSKWVKEN